One Halolamina litorea genomic window carries:
- a CDS encoding type II secretion system F family protein, whose protein sequence is MSLELGDGAGRDSGALADAFYPLYDLLFDSDGDIVADVEAKLVEARMNQAVELYLSKALAVGTLVGGVLWAVGCLLGWAVFELGFVDPDSLSLGIPVGSAETAALLQSATVPVAVLLAGLVFGSVGFGMGFGTLAAVPYSRASGRKREINMLLSDAVSYMYALSVGGLNQLEILEAMADADDTYGEVAKEFQSIVNETEYFGTDYRNAVRKQSMETPSDELSQFLTDMLSIINSGGDMEQFLYDKKEKHMRTAKQEQETTLETLELFGEMYMTLSLFPLLLIIILVVMSMMGSGREQLIYGTVYALIPLTGVGFLVMISTVKQDEIGDGYLSPGDGNERLEATQREGLIHLGLIEAFKGRFSVFDRIRSREGNYKTKELLSAPQLFFRDNPLFTLVLSVPTAAAVVGMLFLDGSAPTAWEGMIANPIWGTVVWFYIPAYMTLIPLAVFYEWNGLTRRSITGKLSENLRKLSSANDTGQTLLESIQTVSDTSTGKLADEFEVMYAKVNYGMSLREAMVEFNNKYHIPRLARTIKLIAEAQEASSQITDVLSTAAQSSENQDDIERERKSRTRMQVAIILMTYLTLLAVMAILKTQFLDTMAGLGGQSGGGEAAGAGGLSFGASIDTQLLSLLFFHAVTLQAVLSGFISGYIRDAKIISGVKFVIILQTLALAVWVVVV, encoded by the coding sequence ATGAGTCTCGAACTCGGCGACGGCGCGGGCCGGGACTCCGGCGCGCTCGCCGACGCGTTCTACCCGCTGTACGACCTGCTGTTCGACTCCGACGGCGACATCGTCGCCGACGTGGAGGCCAAACTGGTCGAGGCGCGGATGAACCAGGCGGTCGAACTCTACCTCTCGAAGGCGCTGGCCGTCGGGACGCTGGTGGGCGGGGTGCTGTGGGCGGTCGGCTGCCTGCTGGGTTGGGCGGTGTTCGAACTCGGCTTCGTGGACCCCGACTCGCTCAGCCTCGGTATCCCCGTCGGCAGCGCCGAGACCGCGGCGCTACTGCAGTCGGCGACGGTGCCGGTGGCGGTTCTGCTCGCCGGCCTCGTGTTCGGGAGCGTCGGGTTCGGGATGGGCTTCGGCACGCTCGCGGCGGTACCCTACTCCCGCGCGTCGGGGCGGAAACGCGAGATCAACATGCTGCTTTCGGACGCGGTGTCGTACATGTACGCCCTCTCCGTGGGCGGGCTGAACCAACTCGAGATCCTCGAGGCGATGGCCGACGCCGACGACACGTACGGCGAGGTCGCAAAGGAGTTCCAGAGCATCGTCAACGAGACGGAGTACTTCGGCACCGACTACCGGAACGCGGTGCGCAAACAGTCGATGGAGACCCCCAGCGACGAGCTCTCCCAGTTCCTCACGGACATGCTGTCGATCATCAACTCCGGCGGGGACATGGAGCAGTTCCTCTACGACAAGAAGGAGAAACACATGCGGACCGCCAAACAGGAACAGGAGACCACCCTCGAAACGCTGGAGCTGTTCGGCGAGATGTACATGACCCTCTCGTTGTTCCCGCTCCTGCTCATCATTATCCTCGTGGTGATGAGCATGATGGGCAGCGGCCGGGAACAGCTCATCTACGGCACCGTCTACGCGCTGATCCCGCTGACCGGTGTGGGCTTTCTGGTGATGATCTCGACGGTCAAACAGGACGAGATCGGCGACGGCTACCTCTCACCCGGCGACGGCAACGAACGCCTCGAAGCCACCCAGCGGGAGGGGCTGATCCACCTCGGCCTGATCGAGGCGTTCAAAGGTCGGTTCAGCGTTTTCGACCGCATCCGCTCGCGCGAGGGGAACTACAAGACGAAGGAACTGCTCTCGGCGCCACAGCTCTTCTTCCGTGACAACCCCCTGTTCACGCTGGTGTTGAGCGTCCCGACGGCGGCGGCGGTGGTCGGGATGCTGTTCCTCGACGGCTCGGCGCCGACGGCGTGGGAGGGGATGATCGCGAACCCCATCTGGGGGACGGTCGTCTGGTTCTACATCCCGGCGTACATGACGCTGATCCCGCTCGCGGTGTTCTACGAGTGGAACGGCCTCACCCGGCGGTCGATCACCGGAAAGCTTTCCGAGAACCTCCGGAAGCTCTCGTCGGCCAACGACACCGGGCAGACGCTGCTCGAGTCGATCCAGACGGTCTCGGACACCTCGACGGGGAAACTCGCCGACGAGTTCGAGGTGATGTACGCGAAGGTCAACTACGGGATGAGCCTGCGTGAGGCGATGGTCGAGTTCAACAACAAGTACCACATCCCGCGGCTGGCCCGGACGATCAAACTGATCGCGGAGGCACAGGAGGCCTCCAGCCAGATCACCGACGTGCTCTCGACGGCCGCACAGTCCTCGGAGAACCAGGACGACATCGAGCGCGAGCGCAAGTCCCGAACCCGGATGCAGGTGGCGATCATCCTGATGACCTACCTGACGCTGCTTGCGGTCATGGCCATCCTCAAGACGCAGTTCCTCGACACGATGGCGGGGCTGGGCGGGCAGTCGGGTGGCGGCGAAGCGGCGGGTGCGGGGGGGCTGAGCTTCGGTGCCAGCATCGACACCCAACTGCTCTCGCTGCTGTTCTTCCACGCGGTGACGCTGCAGGCGGTGCTCTCGGGGTTCATCTCGGGCTACATCCGTGACGCCAAGATCATCTCCGGGGTGAAGTTCGTCATCATCCTCCAGACGCTCGCCCTCGCGGTGTGGGTGGTGGTCGTATGA
- a CDS encoding DUF7287 family protein, producing MRTPRDGAADRGQTVLDYAIGMGVFFIALAFVIATIPGMFAPFVGTGDTLVADRVATTAATERLGSPDDPYVLDRDCTVAFFEQVNGGDAAPSNCRFDTTATTLNGVFGLDDTESIQLRIEDADRQPATLDGVTLEAGEDPPSSTSVTTARRTVGIDGATYWLEVRAW from the coding sequence ATGAGGACCCCACGGGACGGCGCCGCCGACCGGGGCCAGACCGTCCTCGACTACGCCATCGGGATGGGGGTCTTCTTCATCGCCCTGGCGTTCGTGATCGCCACCATCCCGGGGATGTTCGCCCCCTTCGTCGGCACGGGGGACACGCTGGTCGCGGACCGGGTGGCGACCACCGCGGCGACCGAACGGCTCGGTTCGCCGGACGACCCCTACGTGCTCGACCGGGACTGCACCGTCGCGTTCTTCGAGCAGGTGAACGGCGGCGACGCCGCCCCCTCGAACTGTCGGTTCGACACGACGGCGACGACGCTCAACGGCGTGTTCGGTCTCGACGACACCGAGTCGATCCAACTCCGTATCGAGGACGCCGACCGGCAGCCGGCGACCCTCGACGGCGTCACGCTCGAAGCCGGGGAGGACCCGCCGAGCAGCACCTCCGTCACCACCGCCCGCCGGACGGTCGGGATCGACGGCGCGACCTACTGGCTGGAGGTGCGTGCGTGGTGA
- a CDS encoding DUF7288 family protein has translation MLLLASVLFALQVTAVTPLTGSTSSQHIENQQAALAEGVLAAEADNGTVVPSLLYWNESAGSFHGAPVAGYHSGGPPTAFGRVLDATLRERNIAFDVNLFYVRGGGADRERHSMVDLGSPSDHASAATRSFTLYDDDRIRYANGSAGPTLANATYFAPDAAPDSRVYNVIEVEVVVWRM, from the coding sequence ATGTTGCTGCTCGCGAGCGTGCTGTTCGCGCTGCAGGTCACCGCGGTCACGCCGCTCACGGGGAGTACGTCGAGTCAGCACATCGAGAACCAACAGGCTGCGCTCGCGGAGGGGGTGTTGGCGGCCGAAGCCGACAACGGCACCGTCGTCCCCTCGTTGCTCTACTGGAACGAGAGCGCGGGGAGTTTCCACGGCGCGCCGGTCGCGGGCTACCACAGCGGCGGCCCGCCGACGGCGTTCGGCCGGGTACTCGACGCGACGCTCCGGGAGCGCAACATCGCCTTCGACGTGAACCTGTTCTACGTCCGTGGCGGCGGCGCCGACCGGGAGCGCCACTCGATGGTCGACCTCGGGTCGCCATCCGATCACGCCTCGGCGGCCACCCGATCGTTCACGCTCTACGACGACGACCGGATCCGGTACGCGAACGGCTCGGCGGGCCCGACGCTGGCTAACGCGACCTACTTCGCGCCCGACGCGGCACCCGACAGCCGGGTGTACAACGTGATCGAAGTGGAGGTGGTCGTATGGCGGATGTAG
- a CDS encoding DUF7261 family protein yields the protein MADVDDRGQLLIVGAFTFAVMLVALAVLLNTAIYTGNVATRDAGPGTGEAIEYEGEAATMARDSLGAVNEREGATYADLRGNFTRAVDDWVAITRVHGATSLAGGGLEPVGDPTRGTLIEQPNERNFTSAATARNWTVANDSTVRAFRLNVTQDSLETPPDGDLVDIIFGEDERPNYFHVRIDDGAETWRIYFARDANDSVSEDVTLSVDHDGSSDACSAPADNGTVAVDITGAELGGSHCEPLENMTTALDDSYTVSYRNGVNGTGTYSLVSNRAIGRLDTGADTTGANDPTAERALYDATFRVTWRTADVYYQSELRIAPGEADD from the coding sequence ATGGCGGATGTAGACGACCGGGGCCAGCTGTTGATCGTCGGCGCGTTCACGTTCGCCGTGATGCTCGTGGCGCTGGCGGTGTTGCTCAACACCGCGATCTACACCGGGAACGTCGCGACCCGCGACGCCGGCCCGGGGACCGGCGAGGCCATCGAGTACGAGGGCGAGGCGGCGACGATGGCACGCGACAGCCTCGGCGCGGTGAACGAGCGCGAGGGGGCAACTTACGCTGACCTCCGTGGGAACTTCACGCGCGCCGTCGACGATTGGGTGGCCATCACCCGCGTTCACGGGGCCACGTCGCTGGCCGGCGGCGGGCTCGAGCCGGTCGGTGACCCGACCCGGGGGACCCTGATCGAACAGCCGAACGAGCGCAACTTCACGAGCGCCGCGACCGCGCGGAACTGGACGGTCGCCAACGACAGCACGGTCCGGGCGTTCCGGCTGAACGTTACACAGGACTCCCTCGAGACCCCCCCGGACGGTGACCTGGTCGACATCATCTTCGGCGAAGACGAACGGCCGAACTACTTCCACGTCCGGATCGACGACGGCGCCGAAACGTGGCGGATCTACTTCGCCCGGGACGCCAACGACAGCGTGAGCGAGGACGTGACCCTCTCGGTCGACCACGACGGCAGCAGCGACGCCTGCTCGGCGCCGGCCGACAACGGCACCGTCGCCGTCGACATCACCGGCGCCGAACTCGGGGGGAGTCACTGTGAGCCACTCGAGAACATGACGACGGCTCTCGACGACTCCTACACCGTCTCGTACCGCAACGGCGTGAACGGGACCGGTACCTACTCGCTGGTCTCGAACCGGGCGATCGGCCGCCTCGACACCGGCGCCGACACGACCGGGGCGAACGACCCGACCGCCGAGCGCGCACTCTACGACGCGACGTTCCGGGTGACGTGGCGCACCGCGGACGTGTACTACCAGTCGGAACTCCGGATCGCCCCGGGGGAGGCAGATGACTGA
- a CDS encoding DUF7266 family protein has protein sequence MTDGPPAPEPGASLLDDDRGVSVTLGYVLTLSITAVIVAGLLAAGGSLIEDQRRMVAADELSVTGQQLAVGFGEADRLAGTTDDGTVRVNVDLPSGDNSDYTLRVVNHPTAAGQPARATVVASADGLEVSRNVSFRTAAPVANRTVPAGPVTITYTDSDGDGERELVLAERRRIAPDPLDPAGFGHEEVVYVDADTGELRSVAPDNTITNYGVGASAIGPKQVDLDGDGLREVPFVNSANELRVVDADGETRTLATDAATASLQNGYTSMLAVGEWNGSTSVFYMNTSDLGGDDEATIYRVGIDGAPRKVTVAGNGVEANAIAGIGDVNDDGDADLVFVGGSQRVRYIDDDTITDTSQGVDADVAMGVGAPRTFASGEVDRVPFVSSNNVRLLSYVGGSSDVEDLTTGGVAAPTYVSGIDWVGDGALEVVYVDSGSGTLQYVTQSDTGGTVYGPDGNVIEVDESVGVA, from the coding sequence ATGACTGACGGCCCGCCGGCGCCCGAACCTGGGGCGTCGCTCCTCGACGACGACCGGGGCGTCTCGGTCACGCTCGGCTACGTGCTGACCCTCTCGATCACCGCCGTCATCGTCGCGGGGCTGCTCGCCGCCGGCGGCTCGTTGATCGAGGACCAGCGTCGGATGGTGGCGGCGGACGAACTCTCAGTCACGGGCCAGCAACTCGCCGTCGGCTTCGGCGAGGCCGACCGCCTCGCCGGCACGACCGACGACGGCACCGTCCGAGTGAACGTCGACCTGCCGAGCGGCGACAACAGCGACTACACGCTCCGGGTGGTGAACCACCCGACTGCGGCCGGCCAGCCCGCGCGGGCGACGGTCGTTGCCAGCGCCGACGGCCTCGAAGTGTCCCGCAACGTCAGCTTCCGGACCGCGGCCCCGGTCGCCAACCGAACGGTGCCGGCCGGCCCGGTCACGATCACGTACACCGACAGCGACGGCGACGGCGAGCGGGAACTCGTCCTCGCCGAACGACGCCGTATCGCGCCGGATCCCCTCGATCCCGCCGGCTTCGGTCACGAGGAGGTCGTCTACGTGGACGCGGACACGGGCGAACTCAGGAGCGTCGCCCCCGACAACACGATCACGAACTACGGCGTCGGGGCCAGCGCTATCGGGCCCAAACAGGTGGATCTGGACGGCGACGGCCTGCGGGAGGTCCCGTTCGTGAACAGCGCGAACGAACTCCGAGTCGTCGACGCCGACGGGGAAACCCGGACGCTGGCGACCGACGCCGCGACCGCGTCGCTCCAGAACGGCTACACGTCGATGCTCGCGGTCGGGGAGTGGAACGGGTCGACCAGCGTCTTCTACATGAACACCTCCGACCTCGGCGGTGACGACGAGGCGACGATCTATCGTGTGGGCATCGACGGGGCCCCACGGAAGGTCACCGTCGCGGGGAACGGCGTCGAGGCAAACGCCATCGCCGGCATCGGCGACGTCAACGACGACGGGGACGCTGACCTCGTCTTCGTCGGCGGCTCACAGCGGGTCCGCTACATCGACGACGACACCATCACCGACACCAGCCAGGGCGTCGACGCCGACGTGGCGATGGGGGTGGGCGCACCGCGGACGTTCGCGAGCGGCGAGGTCGACCGCGTGCCGTTCGTCTCGAGCAACAACGTCCGACTGCTCAGCTACGTCGGCGGGAGCAGCGACGTTGAGGACCTCACCACCGGCGGCGTCGCCGCGCCGACCTACGTCTCCGGGATCGACTGGGTCGGCGACGGCGCGTTAGAGGTCGTCTACGTCGACAGCGGCTCCGGAACGCTCCAGTACGTGACACAGAGTGACACCGGCGGGACCGTCTACGGTCCCGACGGGAACGTCATCGAGGTCGACGAGAGCGTGGGGGTCGCATGA
- a CDS encoding DUF7289 family protein, whose amino-acid sequence MPSDRRGQSNVVGVVLLLGITILGTGVVVGLGAQAYEDTERTATVSQAEQSLTQFDSRAAVVALGESVSQRVDLGSTGGGEFVSERDSGWIRIVHSNATGSSENETIYNASLGSVSYRNGDVEVGYQGGGVWERRGNGSTMRSPPEFNYRGATLTLPVIRVTSDDQASGRVSAIVRQSSDSRRVYPNDSTDGGETWDDAGAPYGDGTTYANPITSGNVTVTVQSRFYEGWAEFFRTRTSGEVSVDHDRELANVKLVTTDTIGEFDLGEVIDDNELTARGQAPGHSLSRFNMTFVSGGGNDFNNHYAGFYTERGPHRFEYVVHVPQGNPSTLELRMFYRNTETGEQHEWVNDSMPIDSGPVRLVDTGGDTHLVVDLTAGSATNGLNLTYRDTTAGESYYDWSGSPDGTATFGHSGSDGEPITFGTAAGDRDEATTYLLARHYIALMGDEFPLNARSSTGGNGNGAQLDLDASRGTFDYESGAGGTYITYLHVTENGIEVELE is encoded by the coding sequence ATGCCATCGGACCGCCGCGGCCAGTCGAACGTCGTCGGGGTGGTGCTCCTGCTCGGGATCACCATCCTCGGCACCGGCGTCGTCGTCGGCCTCGGCGCGCAGGCGTACGAAGACACCGAGCGGACGGCCACGGTTTCACAGGCCGAACAGTCCCTGACACAGTTCGACTCCCGGGCCGCGGTCGTGGCGCTGGGCGAGAGCGTCTCCCAGCGCGTCGACCTCGGGAGCACCGGGGGCGGGGAGTTCGTCAGCGAGCGCGACTCGGGGTGGATCAGGATCGTCCACTCGAACGCCACCGGGTCAAGCGAGAACGAGACGATCTACAACGCCTCGTTGGGGTCGGTGAGCTACCGCAACGGCGATGTGGAGGTCGGCTACCAGGGCGGCGGGGTCTGGGAACGTCGGGGGAACGGGAGCACGATGCGCTCGCCGCCGGAGTTCAACTACCGCGGCGCGACGCTCACCCTGCCCGTGATCCGCGTCACCTCGGACGACCAGGCCTCGGGGCGGGTCAGCGCCATCGTCCGGCAGTCGAGTGATTCACGCCGAGTGTACCCCAACGACTCCACCGACGGCGGCGAAACGTGGGACGACGCGGGCGCGCCCTACGGCGACGGGACGACGTACGCGAACCCCATCACCTCGGGGAACGTCACCGTCACCGTCCAGAGCCGCTTCTACGAGGGCTGGGCGGAGTTCTTCCGGACCAGAACGAGCGGCGAGGTCAGCGTCGACCACGACCGGGAGTTGGCGAACGTCAAGTTGGTCACGACCGACACCATCGGCGAGTTCGACCTCGGGGAGGTGATCGACGACAACGAACTCACCGCCCGTGGACAGGCGCCGGGCCACAGCCTCTCCCGGTTCAACATGACGTTCGTCAGCGGCGGCGGGAACGACTTCAACAACCACTACGCCGGCTTCTACACCGAGCGCGGTCCCCACCGCTTCGAGTACGTGGTCCACGTCCCGCAGGGCAACCCCAGCACGCTCGAACTCCGGATGTTCTACCGGAACACCGAGACCGGCGAACAACACGAGTGGGTCAACGACAGCATGCCCATCGACAGCGGGCCGGTCCGACTCGTCGACACCGGCGGCGACACCCACCTGGTCGTCGACCTCACCGCCGGCAGCGCGACCAACGGGCTGAACCTCACCTATCGGGACACCACCGCCGGTGAGTCCTACTACGACTGGAGCGGGAGCCCGGACGGGACGGCCACCTTCGGTCACAGCGGCTCGGACGGGGAGCCGATCACGTTCGGAACGGCTGCCGGCGACCGCGACGAGGCGACGACGTACCTCCTCGCACGCCACTACATCGCGTTGATGGGTGACGAGTTCCCCCTCAACGCCCGGAGCAGTACCGGCGGGAACGGGAACGGGGCCCAACTCGACTTGGACGCCTCCCGAGGGACGTTCGACTACGAGTCCGGGGCCGGCGGGACCTACATCACCTACCTCCACGTCACCGAGAACGGCATCGAGGTCGAACTGGAGTAG
- a CDS encoding winged helix-turn-helix domain-containing protein gives MSENPQPDEETDEPSSARERLEEGADKAIGEFDQGVVDLLAWLLDTETRARIYVYLRQHPDSTSEEVAEGTGLYPSTVREALAELHDEETVSRGKRESEGAGNNPYEYEAISPSELVSGAVGQVQNQLNAVFNLDERLSRGDEGNDEGPVTISVTGAGATETDGDADDEVDDDGDTPTAADAEDE, from the coding sequence ATGTCCGAAAACCCCCAACCCGACGAGGAAACCGACGAGCCGAGCTCCGCACGGGAGCGGCTCGAAGAGGGCGCAGACAAGGCGATCGGCGAGTTCGACCAGGGCGTCGTCGACCTGCTCGCGTGGCTGCTCGATACCGAGACGCGCGCACGGATCTACGTCTACCTCCGCCAGCACCCCGACAGCACCAGCGAGGAGGTGGCGGAGGGCACCGGCCTCTACCCGAGCACCGTCCGCGAAGCGCTCGCCGAACTGCACGATGAGGAGACGGTCTCGCGCGGCAAACGCGAGAGCGAGGGCGCCGGCAACAACCCCTACGAGTACGAGGCCATCTCCCCGAGCGAACTCGTCTCGGGGGCCGTCGGGCAGGTCCAGAACCAACTCAACGCGGTGTTCAACCTCGACGAGCGGCTCAGCCGCGGCGACGAGGGCAACGACGAGGGCCCAGTGACGATTTCCGTGACGGGCGCCGGGGCGACCGAGACGGACGGCGATGCGGACGACGAGGTGGACGACGACGGCGACACCCCCACGGCGGCCGACGCCGAGGACGAATGA
- a CDS encoding phosphopantetheine adenylyltransferase: MQVAIGGTFDPVHDGHRALFRRAFELGDLTVGLTADELAPETRHVERYVRSFEDRKRDLEDELGPLAEEYDREFEVRELTEPTGIATEPEFDALIVSPETREGGERINEIREERGDDPLRIVVVDHVPAEDGERISSTRIVSGEIDRHGNLTPEREGRGKTRPE, from the coding sequence ATGCAGGTCGCCATCGGGGGGACGTTCGACCCCGTCCACGACGGTCACCGTGCGCTGTTCCGCCGAGCCTTCGAACTCGGCGACCTGACCGTCGGGCTCACCGCCGACGAACTCGCCCCGGAGACACGCCACGTCGAGCGGTACGTTCGGTCCTTCGAGGACCGGAAACGGGACCTCGAGGACGAACTCGGGCCGCTGGCTGAGGAGTACGACCGCGAGTTCGAGGTCCGCGAACTCACCGAACCGACCGGGATCGCCACCGAACCGGAGTTCGACGCGCTGATCGTCTCGCCGGAGACCCGCGAGGGCGGCGAGCGCATCAACGAGATCCGCGAGGAACGGGGCGACGACCCGCTCCGGATCGTGGTCGTCGACCACGTCCCCGCCGAGGACGGCGAACGCATCTCCTCGACGCGCATCGTCTCCGGCGAGATCGACCGGCACGGCAACCTCACGCCCGAGCGTGAGGGCCGGGGGAAAACGCGGCCGGAGTAG
- a CDS encoding transcription initiation factor IIB family protein has translation MYSAGDRVREEEWLTEMSRAADSLDLGSDARSTAEDLYLNNVPDAERSKPAVAAAALYAGALIAGDERAQTAVADAMDVSRLSVQQRWKPLLEAAGFRTPSW, from the coding sequence GTGTACAGCGCAGGCGACCGAGTACGGGAGGAGGAGTGGCTGACCGAGATGAGCCGTGCAGCCGACAGCCTCGACCTCGGGAGCGACGCCCGCTCGACCGCCGAGGACCTCTACTTGAACAACGTCCCGGACGCCGAGCGCTCGAAACCCGCCGTCGCGGCTGCGGCACTCTACGCGGGGGCGCTGATCGCCGGCGACGAGCGCGCACAGACGGCCGTCGCCGACGCTATGGACGTCTCTCGCCTGTCGGTCCAACAACGCTGGAAACCCTTGCTCGAAGCGGCCGGCTTCCGGACTCCCTCCTGGTAG
- a CDS encoding acyl-CoA thioesterase: protein MEYETTVGVRFRDIDAMGHVNNAVYASYAEQARVDYFDDVVDRDLSSTGSVLATIEIDYRRPIELDDGPLTIVVDVPHLGESSIPMTYDIYTADGDLAAEIESVQVVVDRESGSSRPMPDAWREAMADYHDL from the coding sequence ATGGAGTACGAGACGACCGTCGGCGTGCGGTTCCGCGACATCGACGCGATGGGGCACGTCAACAACGCCGTCTACGCAAGCTACGCCGAACAGGCCCGAGTGGACTACTTCGACGACGTGGTCGATCGGGACCTCTCCTCTACCGGGTCGGTGCTCGCGACCATCGAGATCGACTACCGCCGACCCATCGAACTCGACGATGGGCCGCTGACGATCGTCGTCGACGTTCCTCACCTCGGCGAGTCGAGCATCCCGATGACCTACGACATCTACACCGCCGACGGCGACCTCGCCGCCGAGATAGAGAGCGTGCAGGTGGTCGTCGACCGCGAGAGCGGGTCGTCCCGGCCGATGCCCGATGCGTGGCGCGAGGCGATGGCGGACTACCACGACCTCTGA